The Rhinolophus ferrumequinum isolate MPI-CBG mRhiFer1 chromosome 4, mRhiFer1_v1.p, whole genome shotgun sequence genome has a window encoding:
- the SPCS3 gene encoding signal peptidase complex subunit 3 has translation MNTVLSRANSLFAFSLSVMAALTFGCFITTAFKDRSVPVRLHVSRIMLKNVEDFTGPRERSDLGFITFDITADLENIFDWNVKQLFLYLSAEYSTKNNALNQVVLWDKIVLRGDNPKLLLKDMKTKYFFFDDGNGLKGNRNVTLTLSWNVVPNAGILPLVTGSGHVSVPFPDTYEITKSY, from the exons ATGAACACGGTGTTGTCTCGGGCGAACTCGCTGTTCGCCTTCTCGTTGAGCGTGATGGCGGCGCTCACCTTCGGCTGCTTCATCACTACTGCCTTCAAAGACAGGAGCGTCCCGGTGCGGCTGCACGTCTCGCGGATCATGCT AAAAAATGTAGAAGACTTCACTGGACCTAGAGAAAGAAGTGATCTGGGATTCATTACATTTGATATAACTGCAG ATCTAGAGAATATATTTGATTGGAATGTTAAGcagttgtttctttatttatcagcagaatattcaacaaaaaataat gCTCTGAACCAAGTTGTCCTTTGGGACAAGATTGTTCTGAGAGGTGATAATCCGAAGCTGCTGTtgaaagatatgaaaacaaaatattttttctttgacgaTGGAAATGGTCTCAA gGGAAACAGGAATGTCACTTTAACCCTATCTTGGAATGTTGTACCAAATGCTGGAATTCTACCTCTTGTGACAGGATCAGGACATGTATCTGTTCCATTTCCAGATACATATGAAATAACGAAGAGTTATTAA